Proteins encoded in a region of the Pelobates fuscus isolate aPelFus1 chromosome 11, aPelFus1.pri, whole genome shotgun sequence genome:
- the LOC134576886 gene encoding zinc finger and SCAN domain-containing protein 12-like produces the protein MAVRAQRFHAWTFNQGKPIRSQMFDLINLARKWLQPEINTASHIMELLVMDRFLQGLPASLCRWVSQSDPQSADELIGLVERYVAADDRQWLSNTKSMQRVKTPAAERPGKIFQGFRDTEEQETYSQRPHTPLPRNVNPGKGARWGTVDNIKCFRCNEPGHKARDCPMINEPMQCNMINQDVQLSCLLNYMESAVANCSHNPQICSIRVNGKEVRALLDSGSMATLITKCLVPERDIDAFQKIGIICVHGDKREYPTVLLKFESLFGTVNHRVGVVDKLAYDVVLGRDFPQFLDLWGSPGKNNS, from the coding sequence ATGGCAGTTCGTGCCCAAAGATTTCATGCCTGGACTTTCAACCAAGGGAAACCTATCCGCTCCCAGATGTTTGACCTGATAAATCTTGCTAGAAAGTGGTTACAACCAGAAATAAATACGGCAAGCCACATCATGGAACTTCTTGTGATGGACAGATTCCTGCAGGGCTTGCCTGCTTCACTGTGTCGATGGGTCAGTCAGAGTGATCCACAATCAGCAGATGAGTTAATTGGTTTGGTGGAAAGATATGTTGCTGCGGATGACAGACAGTGGCTTAGCAACACAAAGTCTATGCAGAGAGTTAAGACTCCAGCTGCTGAAAGACCTGGTAAGATTTTTCAAGGTTTCAGAGACACAGAGGAACAAGAGACATATTCTCAGAGACCCCATACGCCTTTGCCTAGAAATGTTAATCCTGGAAAAGGGGCTAGGTGGGGGACagttgataatattaaatgtttccGGTGTAATGAACCTGGACATAAAGCTAGAGACTGTCCCATGATTAATGAACCTATGCAATGCAATATGATTAATCAGGATGTACAATTGTCTTGTTTGCTGAATTATATGGAATCTGCTGTTGCCAACTGTAGTCACAATCCGCAGATATGTTCCATAAGGGTGAATGGCAAAGAGGTTAGAGCTCTACTAGACTCCGGAAGTATGGCGACATTGATAACAAAATGCCTTGTACCTGAACGCGATATTGATGCATTTCAGAAAATTGGTATAATTTGTGTTCATGGTGACAAACGTGAATATCCTACAGTTTTGCTAAAATTTGAAAGCCTTTTTGGTACTGTGAATCATAGAGTGGGGGTGGTGGATAAATTGGCTTATGATGTGGTGTTGGGAAGGGATTTCCCCCAATTTTTAGACTTGTGGGGGTCGCCAGGAAAAAATAACTCATGA